The Hypanus sabinus isolate sHypSab1 chromosome 3, sHypSab1.hap1, whole genome shotgun sequence genome contains a region encoding:
- the LOC132390726 gene encoding mid1-interacting protein 1-B-like encodes MSYLTDLHFYIQLPWQRTALTMQFLLAQQQKNFLVTALSNYSSAVNNMEQTVMLPSLLQDIPVNDYDESKDAADTSHNMYECYLLLKSIKNTVESSMLPSEDLKQNINSAYDLESDEEANLEKLLYVHVKGLCTVLNTLTNKANTLTSKYKDRIGLFS; translated from the coding sequence ATGAGTTACTTGACAGATCTGCATTTTTACATCCAGCTGCCTTGGCAGAGAACAGCACTAACCATGCAGTTCTTACTTGCTCAACAGCAGAAGAATTTCCTAGTTACTGCTCTGAGCAATTATTCTTCTGCAGTGAACAACATGGAACAAACAGTCATGCTTCCTAGCCTCCTGCAAGACATCCCTGTGAATGACTACGATGAATCTAAAGATGCTGCAGACACTTCACACAACATGTATGAATGCTATCTCCTGCTGAAGTCCATCAAAAACACCGTGGAGAGCAGCATGCTACCCTCTGAAGATTTGAAGCAGAACATCAACAGTGCATATGACTTGGAAAGTGACGAGGAGGCAAATTTAGAGAAACTTCTCTACGTTCACGTGAAGGGACTCTGTACAGTGTTGAATACATTGACCAACAAAGCCAACACATTGACAAGTAAATACAAGGACAGGATTGGACTTTTCTCATAG